In a genomic window of Brassica rapa cultivar Chiifu-401-42 chromosome A10, CAAS_Brap_v3.01, whole genome shotgun sequence:
- the LOC103847548 gene encoding protein EMBRYONIC FLOWER 1 isoform X3, with amino-acid sequence MRSSTKVSSIVINLTGANNEIGMVVCDGFSICDLIAEERETDPKKYWPFPEESASLVDKQSDSLPHWWPPSLGRTRNIDADGTNESGLPSNSTSISSTNGLNGSSSIIPSQSELNSRTAIDQERQRNIDVAGSAVVVNEDINCERSQVDDQRDNDVAENEDVNCERSQKDDQRDNAAEENEDVNCERSQQNDQTDNNALVVNEDVNCERSQKDDQRVTRSSKKVHPPPFRTYALRNKTTKNYAVVEPIGNKRAEKQPNVEQLAVTEIAACAEDTQPEESESRSLFIGGAPSTRTRNVRTRRLAEVNGKRTVQKRKCRPGSSTTLSRNISTAGAASGNASKTVESAHGTESTESEFDKDPIKGKKKNVRFQVEDELDTEPEPEVDDEKDEDFYPWARRTKKVKIAKKKRATTAMNPSDKASSSVQPSLNETETVPSPPRDQGTEERVGTSLDDELASDGYVRKTNAPPVNERQENNRMRSSYVPVFGNPSIPNTGRGLGTGPGAIHFGSSSSNRTNQRNTSPSTQVAAQSTVPQKDASIPNTGRGLGTRSGATYFGGGSSSNNQTPPSTVAAAQSTVPQKDDSIPNTGRGLGTGPGAVYFGGGGSSNSNNRRSTPSSTQVAVPQKDASIPNDNSRRSTPPSTVVAAQSSVPQKDASVPNTSRLGSGPGAIYFGSSNNSSSQRSTPPSTVVAAQSSVPQKDASVPNTSRLGSGPGAIYFGRSNNTPPSTVVAARSSVPQDASVSDRKGKGVMVQSHDERENTQEVPPKTPFLFDLNETYEDVTSLEDNTNAAREEDRVPIRSNQNSVEIFTPRQNSYMASSSVMPPPVQESRRRSSILFPGHNPEWMGNVPMASPYHHPSPSTYQPMRVPPHHYGAPSPPVWASSMIPPQYHQHHFSPPAPFNMDYPSMFAQAPSSEPRNLSYYGANLLNQAMMSRMDPRFRSNTPVDHHGNFGFAPRHVHPVNQFNQFVELQCSHERSVYSRTISNQGRFQRRRNAASFSNASTSYAANSSGSSSCVVSRYPGEISEIEPGNIYLVHQEDLHVPERISEFQQADEEQAGPITESG; translated from the exons ATGAGATCCTCCACTAAGGTCAGCTCAATCGTCATAAATCTCACAGGCGCTAACAACGAGATTGGTATGGTAGTATGTGATGGTTTCTCCATATG TGACTTAATTGCCGAAGAGAGAGAAACGGATCCCAAAAAATATTGGCCGTTTCCAGAGGAGAGTGCTAGTTTGGTAGACAAACAAAGCGATTCTCTTCCTCATTGGTGGCCGCCTAGCTTGGGCCGCACCAGAAATATCGATGCTGATGGGACAAATG AATCTGGACTGCCATCAAATTCAACAAGTATAAGTAGCACGAACGGGCTCAATGGCAGCTCTTCTATTATCCCTAGTCAAAGCGAACTGAATTCACGAACTGCCATTGATCAAGAGAGACAAAGGAATATTGATGTTGCAG GCAGTGCTGTTGTGGTGAATGAGGATATAAACTGCGAAAGATCCCAGGTTGATGATCAGAGAG ATAATGATGTTGCGGAGAATGAAGATGTAAACTGCGAAAGATCTCAGAAGGATGATCAGAGAG ATAATGCTGCTGAAGAGAATGAGGATGTAAACTGTGAAAGATCTCAGCAGAATGATCAGACAG ACAATAATGCTCTTGTGGTGAATGAGGATGTAAACTGCGAAAGATCTCAGAAGGATGATCAGAGAG TTACTAGGTCTAGCAAGAAAGTTCATCCACCTCCGTTTAGAACATACGCCCTTCGGAACAAAACCACAAAGAATTACGCAGTGGTTGAACCAATAGGAAACAAGAGAGCTGAGAAACAACCAAACGTGGAGCAGCTGGCTGTGACTGAGATAGCTGCTTGTGCTGAAGACACGCAGCCTGAGGAGTCTGAGAGTAGAAGCCTTTTCATCGGTGGGGCGCCCAGTACGAGAACTCGGAACGTTCGCACGCGGAGACTCGCTGAAGTGAATGGTAAGCGTACAGTTCAAAAGAGGAAGTGCCGACCTGGGAGTAGCACTACACTGAGCAGGAATATAAGCACAGCTGGTGCAGCTTCAGGAAATGCCTCCAAAACCGTTGAATCTGCTCATGGTACTGAATCAACTGAAAGTGAGTTTGACAAAGATCCTATTAAGGGTAAGAAGAAGAACGTAAGGTTCCAGGTTGAAGACGAGCTTGATACAGAACCTGAACCTGAGGTTGATGACGAGAAGGATGAAGATTTTTATCCTTGGGCTAGGAGAACTAAGAAGGTCAAAATAGCCAAAAAGAAGAGAGCTACAACAGCAATGAATCCCAGTGACAAGGCTTCTTCGAGTGTGCAACCGTCATTGAATGAAACCGAGACGGTTCCTTCTCCACCAAGGGATCAGGGAACTGAGGAAAGAGTGGGTACTTCACTTGACGATGAGTTGGCTTCAGATGGATATGTCAGAAAAACTAACGCTCCTCCGGTTAATGAAAGGCAAGAGAATAACCGTATGAGGTCAAGCTATGTTCCAGTGTTTGGTAACCCTTCTATACCAAACACAGGTAGAGGGCTGGGAACTGGACCGGGTGCTATTCACTTcggcagcagcagcagcaacaggaCCAATCAAAGAAACACCTCTCCTTCAACACAAGTTGCAGCTCAATCTACCGTGCCGCAAAAG GATGCTTCTATACCAAACACAGGTAGAGGACTGGGAACTAGATCAGGTGCTACTTACTTCGGCGGCGGCAGCAGCAGTAACAATCAAACCCCTCCTTCTACAGTAGCTGCAGCTCAATCTACCGTGCCGCAAAAG GATGATTCTATACCAAACACAGGTAGAGGGCTTGGAACTGGACCGGGTGCTGTTTACTTCGGCGGCGGCGGCAGCAGCAACAGCAACAATCGAAGAAGCACCCCTTCTTCTACACAAGTTGCCGTGCCGCAAAAG GATGCTTCTATACCAAACGACAACAGTCGAAGAAGCACCCCTCCTTCTACAGTAGTTGCAGCTCAATCTTCCGTGCCGCAAAAG GATGCTTCTGTACCAAACACAAGTAGGCTGGGAAGTGGACCGGGTGCTATTTACTTCggcagcagcaacaacagcagCAGTCAAAGAAGCACCCCTCCTTCTACGGTAGTTGCAGCTCAATCTTCCGTGCCGCAAAAG GATGCTTCTGTACCAAACACAAGTAGGCTGGGAAGTGGACCGGGTGCTATTTACTTCGGCAGGAGCAACAACACCCCTCCTTCTACAGTAGTTGCAGCTCGATCTTCCGTGCCGCAG GATGCTTCTGTTTCAGACAGAAAAGGGAAGGGAGTTATGGTCCAAAGCCATGATGAAAGGGAGAACACTCAAGAGGTACCACCAAAAACACCTTTTTTGTTCGATCTCAATGAGACGTATGAGGATGTTACCTCGCTGGAGGACAACACCAACGCAGCAAGGGAAGAAGACCGTGTCCCCATTAGATCAAACCAGAACTCTGTTGAGATATTCACACCAAGGCAGAACTCTTACATGGCTTCTTCCTCAGTTATGCCTCCTCCGGTGCAAGAAAGCCGCCGACGCAGCTCAATTCTGTTTCCTGGACACAACCCCGAATGGATGGGGAATGTCCCAATGGCTAGTCCTTATCATCATCCATCTCCATCCACCTATCAGCCAATGCGTGTACCTCCTCATCACTACGGAGCACCTTCTCCACCAGTTTGGGCATCATCCATGATACCACCACAGTATCATCAACATCATTTCAGTCCTCCTGCTCCTTTCAACATGGATTATCCGAGTATGTTTGCACAAGCACCGAGCAGTGAACCGCGGAACCTCAGCTATTATGGGGCCAACTTGCTGAACCAAGCGATGATGAGCCGCATGGATCCTCGGTTTAGATCAAACACTCCCGTTGACCACCATGGGAACTTTGGTTTCGCTCCGAGACATGTTCACCCGGTTAACCAGTTTAACCAATTTGTTGAGCTTCAATGTAGTCATGAGAGGTCGGTTTATTCTAGAACCATCAGTAACCAAGGCAGATTCCAGCGAAGGAGAAACGCAGCGAGCTTCAGCAATGCCTCTACATCGTACGCAGCAAACAGTTCTGGTTCCTCTAGCTGCGTTGTTAGCCGTTACCCTGGTGAGATCAGCGAGATAGAGCCAGGGAATATCTACTTGGTACATCAAGAAGATCTGCATGTGCCTGAGCGCATTTCGGAGTTTCAGCAGGCTGATGAGGAGCAAGCTGGTCCAATTACAGAAAGTGGCTAA
- the LOC103847548 gene encoding protein EMBRYONIC FLOWER 1 isoform X2, giving the protein MRSSTKVSSIVINLTGANNEIGMVVCDGFSICDLIAEERETDPKKYWPFPEESASLVDKQSDSLPHWWPPSLGRTRNIDADGTNESGLPSNSTSISSTNGLNGSSSIIPSQSELNSRTAIDQERQRNIDVAGSAVVVNEDINCERSQVDDQRDNAVVETDDVNCERPQNDGQSDNAVVENENVNCERSQQDDQRDNAAEENEDVNCERSQQNDQTDNNALVVNEDVNCERSQKDDQRVTRSSKKVHPPPFRTYALRNKTTKNYAVVEPIGNKRAEKQPNVEQLAVTEIAACAEDTQPEESESRSLFIGGAPSTRTRNVRTRRLAEVNGKRTVQKRKCRPGSSTTLSRNISTAGAASGNASKTVESAHGTESTESEFDKDPIKGKKKNVRFQVEDELDTEPEPEVDDEKDEDFYPWARRTKKVKIAKKKRATTAMNPSDKASSSVQPSLNETETVPSPPRDQGTEERVGTSLDDELASDGYVRKTNAPPVNERQENNRMRSSYVPVFGNPSIPNTGRGLGTGPGAIHFGSSSSNRTNQRNTSPSTQVAAQSTVPQKDASIPNTGRGLGTRSGATYFGGGSSSNNQTPPSTVAAAQSTVPQKDDSIPNTGRGLGTGPGAVYFGGGGSSNSNNRRSTPSSTQVAVPQKDASIPNDNSRRSTPPSTVVAAQSSVPQKDASVPNTSRLGSGPGAIYFGSSNNSSSQRSTPPSTVVAAQSSVPQKDASVPNTSRLGSGPGAIYFGRSNNTPPSTVVAARSSVPQDASVSDRKGKGVMVQSHDERENTQEVPPKTPFLFDLNETYEDVTSLEDNTNAAREEDRVPIRSNQNSVEIFTPRQNSYMASSSVMPPPVQESRRRSSILFPGHNPEWMGNVPMASPYHHPSPSTYQPMRVPPHHYGAPSPPVWASSMIPPQYHQHHFSPPAPFNMDYPSMFAQAPSSEPRNLSYYGANLLNQAMMSRMDPRFRSNTPVDHHGNFGFAPRHVHPVNQFNQFVELQCSHERSVYSRTISNQGRFQRRRNAASFSNASTSYAANSSGSSSCVVSRYPGEISEIEPGNIYLVHQEDLHVPERISEFQQADEEQAGPITESG; this is encoded by the exons ATGAGATCCTCCACTAAGGTCAGCTCAATCGTCATAAATCTCACAGGCGCTAACAACGAGATTGGTATGGTAGTATGTGATGGTTTCTCCATATG TGACTTAATTGCCGAAGAGAGAGAAACGGATCCCAAAAAATATTGGCCGTTTCCAGAGGAGAGTGCTAGTTTGGTAGACAAACAAAGCGATTCTCTTCCTCATTGGTGGCCGCCTAGCTTGGGCCGCACCAGAAATATCGATGCTGATGGGACAAATG AATCTGGACTGCCATCAAATTCAACAAGTATAAGTAGCACGAACGGGCTCAATGGCAGCTCTTCTATTATCCCTAGTCAAAGCGAACTGAATTCACGAACTGCCATTGATCAAGAGAGACAAAGGAATATTGATGTTGCAG GCAGTGCTGTTGTGGTGAATGAGGATATAAACTGCGAAAGATCCCAGGTTGATGATCAGAGAG ATAACGCTGTTGTGGAGACTGATGATGTTAACTGCGAAAGACCCCAGAATGATGGTCAAAGTG ACAATGCTGTTGTGGAGAATGAGAATGTAAACTGCGAAAGATCTCAGCAGGATGATCAGAGAG ATAATGCTGCTGAAGAGAATGAGGATGTAAACTGTGAAAGATCTCAGCAGAATGATCAGACAG ACAATAATGCTCTTGTGGTGAATGAGGATGTAAACTGCGAAAGATCTCAGAAGGATGATCAGAGAG TTACTAGGTCTAGCAAGAAAGTTCATCCACCTCCGTTTAGAACATACGCCCTTCGGAACAAAACCACAAAGAATTACGCAGTGGTTGAACCAATAGGAAACAAGAGAGCTGAGAAACAACCAAACGTGGAGCAGCTGGCTGTGACTGAGATAGCTGCTTGTGCTGAAGACACGCAGCCTGAGGAGTCTGAGAGTAGAAGCCTTTTCATCGGTGGGGCGCCCAGTACGAGAACTCGGAACGTTCGCACGCGGAGACTCGCTGAAGTGAATGGTAAGCGTACAGTTCAAAAGAGGAAGTGCCGACCTGGGAGTAGCACTACACTGAGCAGGAATATAAGCACAGCTGGTGCAGCTTCAGGAAATGCCTCCAAAACCGTTGAATCTGCTCATGGTACTGAATCAACTGAAAGTGAGTTTGACAAAGATCCTATTAAGGGTAAGAAGAAGAACGTAAGGTTCCAGGTTGAAGACGAGCTTGATACAGAACCTGAACCTGAGGTTGATGACGAGAAGGATGAAGATTTTTATCCTTGGGCTAGGAGAACTAAGAAGGTCAAAATAGCCAAAAAGAAGAGAGCTACAACAGCAATGAATCCCAGTGACAAGGCTTCTTCGAGTGTGCAACCGTCATTGAATGAAACCGAGACGGTTCCTTCTCCACCAAGGGATCAGGGAACTGAGGAAAGAGTGGGTACTTCACTTGACGATGAGTTGGCTTCAGATGGATATGTCAGAAAAACTAACGCTCCTCCGGTTAATGAAAGGCAAGAGAATAACCGTATGAGGTCAAGCTATGTTCCAGTGTTTGGTAACCCTTCTATACCAAACACAGGTAGAGGGCTGGGAACTGGACCGGGTGCTATTCACTTcggcagcagcagcagcaacaggaCCAATCAAAGAAACACCTCTCCTTCAACACAAGTTGCAGCTCAATCTACCGTGCCGCAAAAG GATGCTTCTATACCAAACACAGGTAGAGGACTGGGAACTAGATCAGGTGCTACTTACTTCGGCGGCGGCAGCAGCAGTAACAATCAAACCCCTCCTTCTACAGTAGCTGCAGCTCAATCTACCGTGCCGCAAAAG GATGATTCTATACCAAACACAGGTAGAGGGCTTGGAACTGGACCGGGTGCTGTTTACTTCGGCGGCGGCGGCAGCAGCAACAGCAACAATCGAAGAAGCACCCCTTCTTCTACACAAGTTGCCGTGCCGCAAAAG GATGCTTCTATACCAAACGACAACAGTCGAAGAAGCACCCCTCCTTCTACAGTAGTTGCAGCTCAATCTTCCGTGCCGCAAAAG GATGCTTCTGTACCAAACACAAGTAGGCTGGGAAGTGGACCGGGTGCTATTTACTTCggcagcagcaacaacagcagCAGTCAAAGAAGCACCCCTCCTTCTACGGTAGTTGCAGCTCAATCTTCCGTGCCGCAAAAG GATGCTTCTGTACCAAACACAAGTAGGCTGGGAAGTGGACCGGGTGCTATTTACTTCGGCAGGAGCAACAACACCCCTCCTTCTACAGTAGTTGCAGCTCGATCTTCCGTGCCGCAG GATGCTTCTGTTTCAGACAGAAAAGGGAAGGGAGTTATGGTCCAAAGCCATGATGAAAGGGAGAACACTCAAGAGGTACCACCAAAAACACCTTTTTTGTTCGATCTCAATGAGACGTATGAGGATGTTACCTCGCTGGAGGACAACACCAACGCAGCAAGGGAAGAAGACCGTGTCCCCATTAGATCAAACCAGAACTCTGTTGAGATATTCACACCAAGGCAGAACTCTTACATGGCTTCTTCCTCAGTTATGCCTCCTCCGGTGCAAGAAAGCCGCCGACGCAGCTCAATTCTGTTTCCTGGACACAACCCCGAATGGATGGGGAATGTCCCAATGGCTAGTCCTTATCATCATCCATCTCCATCCACCTATCAGCCAATGCGTGTACCTCCTCATCACTACGGAGCACCTTCTCCACCAGTTTGGGCATCATCCATGATACCACCACAGTATCATCAACATCATTTCAGTCCTCCTGCTCCTTTCAACATGGATTATCCGAGTATGTTTGCACAAGCACCGAGCAGTGAACCGCGGAACCTCAGCTATTATGGGGCCAACTTGCTGAACCAAGCGATGATGAGCCGCATGGATCCTCGGTTTAGATCAAACACTCCCGTTGACCACCATGGGAACTTTGGTTTCGCTCCGAGACATGTTCACCCGGTTAACCAGTTTAACCAATTTGTTGAGCTTCAATGTAGTCATGAGAGGTCGGTTTATTCTAGAACCATCAGTAACCAAGGCAGATTCCAGCGAAGGAGAAACGCAGCGAGCTTCAGCAATGCCTCTACATCGTACGCAGCAAACAGTTCTGGTTCCTCTAGCTGCGTTGTTAGCCGTTACCCTGGTGAGATCAGCGAGATAGAGCCAGGGAATATCTACTTGGTACATCAAGAAGATCTGCATGTGCCTGAGCGCATTTCGGAGTTTCAGCAGGCTGATGAGGAGCAAGCTGGTCCAATTACAGAAAGTGGCTAA
- the LOC103847548 gene encoding protein EMBRYONIC FLOWER 1 isoform X8 yields the protein MRSSTKVSSIVINLTGANNEIGMVVCDGFSICDLIAEERETDPKKYWPFPEESASLVDKQSDSLPHWWPPSLGRTRNIDADGTNESGLPSNSTSISSTNGLNGSSSIIPSQSELNSRTAIDQERQRNIDVAGSAVVVNEDINCERSQVDDQRDNAVVETDDVNCERPQNDGQSDNAVVENENVNCERSQQDDQRVTRSSKKVHPPPFRTYALRNKTTKNYAVVEPIGNKRAEKQPNVEQLAVTEIAACAEDTQPEESESRSLFIGGAPSTRTRNVRTRRLAEVNGKRTVQKRKCRPGSSTTLSRNISTAGAASGNASKTVESAHGTESTESEFDKDPIKGKKKNVRFQVEDELDTEPEPEVDDEKDEDFYPWARRTKKVKIAKKKRATTAMNPSDKASSSVQPSLNETETVPSPPRDQGTEERVGTSLDDELASDGYVRKTNAPPVNERQENNRMRSSYVPVFGNPSIPNTGRGLGTGPGAIHFGSSSSNRTNQRNTSPSTQVAAQSTVPQKDASIPNTGRGLGTRSGATYFGGGSSSNNQTPPSTVAAAQSTVPQKDDSIPNTGRGLGTGPGAVYFGGGGSSNSNNRRSTPSSTQVAVPQKDASIPNDNSRRSTPPSTVVAAQSSVPQKDASVPNTSRLGSGPGAIYFGSSNNSSSQRSTPPSTVVAAQSSVPQKDASVPNTSRLGSGPGAIYFGRSNNTPPSTVVAARSSVPQDASVSDRKGKGVMVQSHDERENTQEVPPKTPFLFDLNETYEDVTSLEDNTNAAREEDRVPIRSNQNSVEIFTPRQNSYMASSSVMPPPVQESRRRSSILFPGHNPEWMGNVPMASPYHHPSPSTYQPMRVPPHHYGAPSPPVWASSMIPPQYHQHHFSPPAPFNMDYPSMFAQAPSSEPRNLSYYGANLLNQAMMSRMDPRFRSNTPVDHHGNFGFAPRHVHPVNQFNQFVELQCSHERSVYSRTISNQGRFQRRRNAASFSNASTSYAANSSGSSSCVVSRYPGEISEIEPGNIYLVHQEDLHVPERISEFQQADEEQAGPITESG from the exons ATGAGATCCTCCACTAAGGTCAGCTCAATCGTCATAAATCTCACAGGCGCTAACAACGAGATTGGTATGGTAGTATGTGATGGTTTCTCCATATG TGACTTAATTGCCGAAGAGAGAGAAACGGATCCCAAAAAATATTGGCCGTTTCCAGAGGAGAGTGCTAGTTTGGTAGACAAACAAAGCGATTCTCTTCCTCATTGGTGGCCGCCTAGCTTGGGCCGCACCAGAAATATCGATGCTGATGGGACAAATG AATCTGGACTGCCATCAAATTCAACAAGTATAAGTAGCACGAACGGGCTCAATGGCAGCTCTTCTATTATCCCTAGTCAAAGCGAACTGAATTCACGAACTGCCATTGATCAAGAGAGACAAAGGAATATTGATGTTGCAG GCAGTGCTGTTGTGGTGAATGAGGATATAAACTGCGAAAGATCCCAGGTTGATGATCAGAGAG ATAACGCTGTTGTGGAGACTGATGATGTTAACTGCGAAAGACCCCAGAATGATGGTCAAAGTG ACAATGCTGTTGTGGAGAATGAGAATGTAAACTGCGAAAGATCTCAGCAGGATGATCAGAGAG TTACTAGGTCTAGCAAGAAAGTTCATCCACCTCCGTTTAGAACATACGCCCTTCGGAACAAAACCACAAAGAATTACGCAGTGGTTGAACCAATAGGAAACAAGAGAGCTGAGAAACAACCAAACGTGGAGCAGCTGGCTGTGACTGAGATAGCTGCTTGTGCTGAAGACACGCAGCCTGAGGAGTCTGAGAGTAGAAGCCTTTTCATCGGTGGGGCGCCCAGTACGAGAACTCGGAACGTTCGCACGCGGAGACTCGCTGAAGTGAATGGTAAGCGTACAGTTCAAAAGAGGAAGTGCCGACCTGGGAGTAGCACTACACTGAGCAGGAATATAAGCACAGCTGGTGCAGCTTCAGGAAATGCCTCCAAAACCGTTGAATCTGCTCATGGTACTGAATCAACTGAAAGTGAGTTTGACAAAGATCCTATTAAGGGTAAGAAGAAGAACGTAAGGTTCCAGGTTGAAGACGAGCTTGATACAGAACCTGAACCTGAGGTTGATGACGAGAAGGATGAAGATTTTTATCCTTGGGCTAGGAGAACTAAGAAGGTCAAAATAGCCAAAAAGAAGAGAGCTACAACAGCAATGAATCCCAGTGACAAGGCTTCTTCGAGTGTGCAACCGTCATTGAATGAAACCGAGACGGTTCCTTCTCCACCAAGGGATCAGGGAACTGAGGAAAGAGTGGGTACTTCACTTGACGATGAGTTGGCTTCAGATGGATATGTCAGAAAAACTAACGCTCCTCCGGTTAATGAAAGGCAAGAGAATAACCGTATGAGGTCAAGCTATGTTCCAGTGTTTGGTAACCCTTCTATACCAAACACAGGTAGAGGGCTGGGAACTGGACCGGGTGCTATTCACTTcggcagcagcagcagcaacaggaCCAATCAAAGAAACACCTCTCCTTCAACACAAGTTGCAGCTCAATCTACCGTGCCGCAAAAG GATGCTTCTATACCAAACACAGGTAGAGGACTGGGAACTAGATCAGGTGCTACTTACTTCGGCGGCGGCAGCAGCAGTAACAATCAAACCCCTCCTTCTACAGTAGCTGCAGCTCAATCTACCGTGCCGCAAAAG GATGATTCTATACCAAACACAGGTAGAGGGCTTGGAACTGGACCGGGTGCTGTTTACTTCGGCGGCGGCGGCAGCAGCAACAGCAACAATCGAAGAAGCACCCCTTCTTCTACACAAGTTGCCGTGCCGCAAAAG GATGCTTCTATACCAAACGACAACAGTCGAAGAAGCACCCCTCCTTCTACAGTAGTTGCAGCTCAATCTTCCGTGCCGCAAAAG GATGCTTCTGTACCAAACACAAGTAGGCTGGGAAGTGGACCGGGTGCTATTTACTTCggcagcagcaacaacagcagCAGTCAAAGAAGCACCCCTCCTTCTACGGTAGTTGCAGCTCAATCTTCCGTGCCGCAAAAG GATGCTTCTGTACCAAACACAAGTAGGCTGGGAAGTGGACCGGGTGCTATTTACTTCGGCAGGAGCAACAACACCCCTCCTTCTACAGTAGTTGCAGCTCGATCTTCCGTGCCGCAG GATGCTTCTGTTTCAGACAGAAAAGGGAAGGGAGTTATGGTCCAAAGCCATGATGAAAGGGAGAACACTCAAGAGGTACCACCAAAAACACCTTTTTTGTTCGATCTCAATGAGACGTATGAGGATGTTACCTCGCTGGAGGACAACACCAACGCAGCAAGGGAAGAAGACCGTGTCCCCATTAGATCAAACCAGAACTCTGTTGAGATATTCACACCAAGGCAGAACTCTTACATGGCTTCTTCCTCAGTTATGCCTCCTCCGGTGCAAGAAAGCCGCCGACGCAGCTCAATTCTGTTTCCTGGACACAACCCCGAATGGATGGGGAATGTCCCAATGGCTAGTCCTTATCATCATCCATCTCCATCCACCTATCAGCCAATGCGTGTACCTCCTCATCACTACGGAGCACCTTCTCCACCAGTTTGGGCATCATCCATGATACCACCACAGTATCATCAACATCATTTCAGTCCTCCTGCTCCTTTCAACATGGATTATCCGAGTATGTTTGCACAAGCACCGAGCAGTGAACCGCGGAACCTCAGCTATTATGGGGCCAACTTGCTGAACCAAGCGATGATGAGCCGCATGGATCCTCGGTTTAGATCAAACACTCCCGTTGACCACCATGGGAACTTTGGTTTCGCTCCGAGACATGTTCACCCGGTTAACCAGTTTAACCAATTTGTTGAGCTTCAATGTAGTCATGAGAGGTCGGTTTATTCTAGAACCATCAGTAACCAAGGCAGATTCCAGCGAAGGAGAAACGCAGCGAGCTTCAGCAATGCCTCTACATCGTACGCAGCAAACAGTTCTGGTTCCTCTAGCTGCGTTGTTAGCCGTTACCCTGGTGAGATCAGCGAGATAGAGCCAGGGAATATCTACTTGGTACATCAAGAAGATCTGCATGTGCCTGAGCGCATTTCGGAGTTTCAGCAGGCTGATGAGGAGCAAGCTGGTCCAATTACAGAAAGTGGCTAA